The following is a genomic window from Fundidesulfovibrio putealis DSM 16056.
GAAGAAATTCTCATGGGAAGAGAATCGTGGAAGGCTTGGTGTATTGTTTTGGCAGAAAAATGGGATGCGCGGTCGGGCTTCAAGCATGTGCGTGAAGCCAGGCCGCCAGGTCAGGCAGGATTTTCGGGTTGCGTGCTTACAAGTCGTTTTGCGGGGCGTGGCTTTTGGAGCGGGATGTAAGGCCGTGTTTTTTCAGCAACCGATATAATTGCGCCGGGCTCAATTCCGATACGGACATTATTTTGGATATATTGCCTGCATAGGAGTCAACCAGAGACCGGAAATAGATCTGTTCGATCTTGTCCAATGATTCCGTGCGGAAGGACTTCCAGCTCATGTCGATGGTATCGCTTGCGGGCTTGAGGGACAACTCCTGCGAGGCCGCAGTACCCTTCAGGGTGGACCGGATGAGGAGCGCGCGCATCTCCAGCGGCAGGTGCCAGGGCATGAGGACGTCGTCGGTTTGGGCGGACGAGACCAGCGCCCGGATCAGGTGGGACAGTTCGCGCACGTTTCCGGGCCAGGCATATGTGCGGAACATGCGCATGAGTTCCGGGGAGACGGTTTTCGTGGCCAGATTGTTGCTCCGGCATGCTTCCGCCAGAAAGAACGCCACGAGCTCAGGCAGGTCGGAGAGCCGCTCCCGCAGGGGAGGAAGGCGGATTGTCACCTCCCGGATTCGGAAAAAGAGGTCTTCCCGGAACTGGCCCGCACCGACCATGGCTTCAAGATCCCTGTTGCTGGCGCACACGAAGCGGAAATCGCTGAACACCTCGTGATGTTCCCCGAGGGGGCGATACCTGTGGGTTTCCAGGACGCGCAGCAGGAGTTTTTGCGTTTCAAGGTCGAGTTCGCT
Proteins encoded in this region:
- a CDS encoding sigma-54-dependent transcriptional regulator, with the translated sequence MARILIVDDDEITRVVLSDIIGAEGHDVYAEPSLVQGLKRAAAIPIDLVFLDVFLPDGNGLESLVKFTNLPSNPLVIIITSAGDPNGAELAIRNGAWDYVEKPFSPQELQLSIRQATAFREKKSDTLPVDRSRIVGSSPQLLQCIQEMSRAARSNVSVLFYGETGVGKDLFVRALHENCSVANGPFVIVDCASLQPNIAGSELFGHKKGSFTSAVSANQGLIQQAHGGTLFLDEISELDLETQKLLLRVLETHRYRPLGEHHEVFSDFRFVCASNRDLEAMVGAGQFREDLFFRIREVTIRLPPLRERLSDLPELVAFFLAEACRSNNLATKTVSPELMRMFRTYAWPGNVRELSHLIRALVSSAQTDDVLMPWHLPLEMRALLIRSTLKGTAASQELSLKPASDTIDMSWKSFRTESLDKIEQIYFRSLVDSYAGNISKIMSVSELSPAQLYRLLKKHGLTSRSKSHAPQNDL